Proteins encoded in a region of the Desulfovibrio gilichinskyi genome:
- the tnpB gene encoding IS66 family insertion sequence element accessory protein TnpB (TnpB, as the term is used for proteins encoded by IS66 family insertion elements, is considered an accessory protein, since TnpC, encoded by a neighboring gene, is a DDE family transposase.), with amino-acid sequence MLPVESKAQVFIVLGATDMRKAVNGLSIMVADHLDLELFTGSFFVFCNRGRTSIKVLYWDNNGFCLWQKRLEKHRFFWPESEQEVLEFSHRQFRWILDGLDPMQVKGHPRLSYKNIL; translated from the coding sequence ATGCTCCCCGTGGAATCAAAAGCGCAGGTATTCATCGTTCTGGGCGCAACTGACATGCGTAAGGCCGTCAACGGACTCTCGATTATGGTCGCTGATCATCTGGATCTAGAGTTGTTCACCGGCAGTTTCTTTGTCTTCTGCAATCGCGGACGTACGAGCATTAAGGTTTTGTACTGGGATAACAATGGCTTTTGCTTGTGGCAAAAACGTCTTGAAAAACATCGTTTCTTTTGGCCAGAGTCGGAACAGGAAGTACTTGAATTCAGCCATCGACAATTTCGCTGGATTCTAGATGGTCTTGATCCAATGCAGGTAAAAGGACATCCTCGTTTAAGTTATAAGAACATACTTTAA
- the tnpA gene encoding IS66 family insertion sequence element accessory protein TnpA encodes MTSKQCLWKEHIAAWENSGLSQAEYCRKHCLSYKGFGYNKRKISVAAEPQKVIPVPHIVSRLEEPKQNCKPRKLCVSGIFSLEIEPDFCQRTLKRLLEVIAF; translated from the coding sequence ATGACAAGCAAGCAATGTCTCTGGAAAGAGCATATTGCAGCATGGGAAAACAGTGGTCTTTCTCAAGCTGAATATTGCCGCAAGCACTGTCTTTCATACAAAGGTTTCGGGTATAATAAGCGCAAAATTTCTGTGGCAGCAGAACCTCAGAAAGTTATTCCAGTTCCACACATCGTGTCCCGACTGGAAGAACCGAAGCAGAACTGTAAACCGAGAAAACTTTGTGTATCTGGAATATTCAGTTTAGAAATTGAACCTGATTTTTGCCAGCGCACTTTGAAGCGGCTACTTGAAGTGATTGCCTTCTAA
- a CDS encoding GH36-type glycosyl hydrolase domain-containing protein produces MDISKTLSAKFSGIWTSLRRADGQHKLSDEEPPLRSKLFSSDQMEQHGKVLADLHKLDAGRSRDRLLERLTENETFLLGVHTQLTEDVKKGRRISPAGEWLLDNFYVIEEQIRTACLHLPKGYSRELPCLTNGQSAGLPRVYDLALESISHRDGQVDQESLKSIVSGYQSVISLQLGELWAIPIMLRLALVENLRRVAASIADHRANRNRAEAWADQMIKVAVKQPQNMILTLADMARSDPPMTSPFVAELSRRLLGKGPALALPLTWIEQRLAGTGLTIEQMVYSENQQQSTDQASISNSIGSLRHLGIIDWQDFVESTSLVENILNHDPSQVYDTMDFATRDRYRHVLEKVAKRSPFSEVEVAHKIIGLAREGAALNGNDALTAHVGYYLVDNGLTPLKKETQVRDTWFESLCVLSKRFPLSLYGSSILLLTILFAGGFAVKAQADGLRGWWLGLMCLLLLMCTSHLTVTLTNWLVTLLAAPNLLPRLDFSKGIPQDQRTLVVVPTMLTSASGILELSKALEVRFLSNRDKYLHFGLLTDFRDADEETQPDDAALLRLAQQCIEDLNKLYHSTTGDIFYLFHRPRRFNSQERLWMGYERKRGKLADLNGLLRRGVSAPFSLMVGDTSILRGVKYVITLDTDTQLPRDCARQFVGAMAHPLNRPRYDVSGQRVVGGYGILQPRVGAILSGINRSRYARMCASEIGIDPYTRAVSDVYQDLFGEGSFIGKGIYEVEAFDRTLEGCFPENHILSHDLLEGCYARSGLLSDVQLYEEYPPSYDADVKRRMRWIRGDWQIARWLWFWVPDADASLRKNPISLLSRWKIMDNLRRSLTSAALTLLLLSGWTLLGTAWFWTLTVCSIILLPSILVAAQSALQKPADLSLRQHLVAAIGLLPKHFAQAAFTLICLPYEAFYSLNALASAIWRMLVRHRGLLEWEASGGGDGKSRIDLISSYRTMWFGPFVAVATALVLAATNQVVLLAAGPVLFLWFISPIVVWWISLPLTRRQERLTEVQILFLHRIARKTWRFFETFVGPDDNFLPPDNFQEQPKAVIAHRTSPTNMGLALLANLSAYDFGFISCGRLVERSMQTLEAMERLDRHEGHFFNWYDTQTLQPLLPRYISSVDSGNLAGHLLTLRAGLLTLPVDKVISPKLFESLSNTLSIAMEDLPEALKVSAQTPLAAMSKDMASAVQNRPVSLKATRLYLEKLLAAVSMIEGSPQFTDVSPDNVFLSWLQDFAVQCRDVLNELDLLAPWTASSIELSQELEFLDEIPTLSGLATMKTKVGVFATTAQDIQLDSMVASASRHAESRMATLSALARSCGDLAQMEYGFLYDKARHLLAIGYNVDERRRDQSYYDLLASEARLATFVAIAQGQLPQESWFAFGRLLTSAGGDPILLSWSGSMFEYLMPNLVMPSYANTLLDQTCKAAVARQIDYGRKRGVAWGISECGYNAIDVHQNYQYRAFGVPGLGLKRGLAEDLIIAPYATALALLVAPQEACRNLERLTGEGVETSYGFYEAVDYTPSRLPRGQTRAVVKSFMAHHQGMSFLSLAAVLLDHPMQRRFESDVRFMATLPLLQERIPQSAAFYAHTTELAELHLATSSADTPMRFYDTPDTPSPEVQLLSNGHYHVMVTNAGGGYSRWEDTAVTRWREDSTCDNWGTFCYLRDVDSREYWSTTHQPTLKHSKHFEAIFSEGKAEFQCREHDYDAYTEIAVSPEDDIELRRLRITNRSRKRRVIDVTSYAEVVLAPQAADALHPAFSNLFIQTEIIRKHQAILCTRRPRSQMEEPPFMLHMMAVHGSEANNASYETDRMRFIGRGNTTANPLALHADLKDYSDSLSDSEGSVLDPIAAIRQRITLEPGEFVTIDMIYGISKTREATLGLMEKYQDYRMADRIFDLAWTHSQVQLRQLNASEAEAQLYGRLAGSILYANAALRADAEVLIKNHRGQSGLWGYSVSGDLPIVLLQIEDVANIELVRQLVQAHAYWRLKGLAVDLVIWNEDHGGYRQILHDQIMGLIAAGTKVGLPERSGGIFVRPADRIAEEDRILFQAVARTVITDSRGTLAEQIDGRSLTEIAIPHLVPTRPLKAASLAVAPLPRQDLSFSNGIGGFTPDGREYVITTAQGQLTPTPWINVLANPNFGSIISESGMASTWSENAHEFRLTPWSNDPVSDSRGEAFYLRDEERGHFWSPTPLPCPGTTPYVTRHGFGYSVFEHSERGIATELWVYVALDAAIKFAVLKVRNELGRSRRLSATGYAEWVLGDLRSKTAEHVVSEIDQSSGALFARNSYNTEFNGRTAFFDVDETSRTVSGDRMEFLGRGGTLSAPAAMTRIRLSGRVGAALDPCAAIQVVFDLEPGQEREIVFRLGVGSDVEDARRIVQQFRGPAAARTALDKVWEHWTHTLGAVNVETPDQALNLLANGWALYQTLTCRLWARCATYQSGGAFGFRDQLQDVMALIYARPQLVRDHLLLCASRQFEEGDVQHWWHPPTGRGVRTKCSDDYLWLPRAVSCYIRATGDSGVLDELVGFLQGRMLKADEESYYDMPGNSEEVTSLYDHCTRAIAHGLRFGTHGLPLMGSGDWNDGMDLVGRDGTGESVWLGFFLYDVLMDFVVIARAHEDELFAKRCDDEAAELRKNINANGWDGEWYRRAYFDDGTPLGSMTNQECQIDSIAQSWSVLSGAGEPERSRRGMEAVDQHLVRREQGLVQLLSPPFDTSPLNPGYIKGYVPGVRENGGQYTHAAIWAAMAFAKLGDNRRAWELFGIINPMNHARTAEQVAIYKVEPYVMAADIYAVVPHIGRGGWTWYTGSAAWMYRFMMESLLGLRLEVDHLRFEPCLPPEWTGFTIHYRYRGTVFHIKVMQVTGESGEVRASLDQIPQQGGCIPLTDDHKEHWAEVLIPISQKSVASEVSG; encoded by the coding sequence ATGGATATAAGTAAGACCCTCAGCGCAAAATTTTCCGGCATCTGGACCAGTCTGCGCAGAGCTGACGGGCAGCATAAGCTCTCTGATGAGGAACCACCTCTGCGTTCGAAGTTGTTCAGTAGCGACCAGATGGAGCAGCACGGCAAGGTACTTGCTGATTTGCACAAGCTGGATGCCGGACGTTCCCGGGATCGTCTGCTTGAACGTCTGACTGAGAACGAAACATTTCTGCTCGGTGTCCACACTCAGCTCACTGAAGACGTGAAGAAAGGTCGCAGAATCTCACCCGCCGGAGAATGGCTGCTGGACAATTTTTATGTAATTGAGGAGCAAATCCGCACAGCCTGTCTTCACCTTCCAAAAGGGTACAGTCGTGAGTTGCCTTGTCTTACGAACGGCCAATCGGCTGGCCTACCGCGTGTATATGACCTTGCCTTGGAAAGCATTTCACATAGAGATGGTCAAGTGGACCAAGAGAGCCTGAAAAGTATAGTGAGCGGTTATCAATCCGTTATATCACTGCAATTGGGAGAACTATGGGCTATCCCGATCATGTTGCGTCTGGCTCTCGTTGAAAATCTGCGCAGGGTAGCCGCCAGCATTGCTGACCACAGAGCCAACCGCAACCGTGCTGAAGCTTGGGCCGACCAGATGATCAAAGTCGCTGTCAAACAGCCGCAAAACATGATTTTGACCCTCGCGGATATGGCTCGTTCCGACCCGCCTATGACGAGTCCGTTTGTTGCAGAGCTGTCTCGCCGCTTACTCGGCAAGGGGCCGGCTCTGGCTTTGCCGCTGACGTGGATCGAGCAGAGGCTGGCAGGAACCGGATTGACTATAGAGCAAATGGTATATTCGGAAAATCAGCAACAATCCACTGATCAGGCCTCAATAAGTAACAGCATCGGCAGTCTACGCCATCTCGGCATCATCGATTGGCAAGATTTCGTCGAGTCAACAAGTCTAGTCGAAAATATTCTGAATCATGACCCTTCCCAAGTATATGATACTATGGATTTCGCTACGCGTGACCGCTACCGGCATGTGTTGGAGAAAGTGGCAAAGAGAAGTCCGTTTTCCGAAGTCGAAGTGGCACATAAAATTATAGGGTTGGCCCGGGAAGGTGCAGCCCTTAACGGTAACGATGCCCTTACGGCCCATGTCGGGTACTACCTTGTCGACAATGGTCTGACACCGCTAAAAAAGGAAACTCAGGTGCGTGACACGTGGTTTGAATCCCTGTGCGTGCTGAGTAAACGATTTCCATTGTCACTTTACGGCAGCAGCATCCTGCTTTTGACTATTCTTTTTGCCGGAGGTTTCGCAGTAAAGGCGCAGGCCGACGGGCTGCGTGGCTGGTGGCTGGGGTTGATGTGCCTGCTTTTACTCATGTGCACCAGCCACCTGACGGTTACTCTGACTAACTGGCTGGTAACCCTGCTGGCTGCGCCGAACCTTTTGCCGCGTCTGGATTTTTCCAAAGGTATTCCTCAGGACCAACGCACTCTGGTTGTGGTTCCGACTATGCTAACCAGCGCTTCGGGTATTTTAGAATTGTCCAAGGCTTTAGAGGTCCGCTTTCTGTCCAACCGGGATAAGTATTTGCATTTCGGATTGCTCACAGATTTTCGTGATGCGGACGAGGAAACGCAGCCAGATGACGCGGCTCTGCTGCGTCTAGCTCAACAATGCATAGAGGATCTGAACAAGCTTTACCATAGTACGACGGGAGACATTTTTTACCTGTTTCATCGGCCGCGTCGCTTTAATTCTCAGGAGCGGCTCTGGATGGGGTATGAGCGCAAACGCGGCAAACTGGCAGACTTAAACGGGCTGCTGCGGAGAGGCGTATCCGCTCCTTTTTCCTTAATGGTCGGTGATACAAGCATCCTGCGAGGAGTGAAATACGTCATCACTTTAGACACTGATACACAGCTGCCCCGCGACTGCGCCAGACAGTTTGTGGGCGCAATGGCGCATCCGCTAAATCGGCCACGTTATGACGTAAGCGGTCAGCGTGTGGTCGGCGGCTACGGTATTCTCCAGCCGAGGGTGGGAGCTATCCTGTCCGGGATCAACCGGTCACGCTATGCGCGGATGTGTGCCAGCGAGATCGGTATCGACCCTTACACCCGCGCCGTTTCCGACGTATATCAGGACCTGTTCGGCGAAGGTTCGTTTATCGGCAAGGGCATCTACGAAGTCGAAGCCTTTGATCGCACCCTCGAGGGATGTTTTCCTGAGAACCACATTTTGAGTCATGATTTGCTGGAGGGCTGCTATGCTAGATCCGGGCTTCTAAGTGACGTGCAGTTGTACGAGGAGTATCCGCCAAGTTACGATGCAGACGTGAAACGCAGGATGCGCTGGATCCGCGGAGATTGGCAGATCGCACGCTGGCTGTGGTTCTGGGTTCCAGACGCTGACGCGAGTTTGCGGAAAAATCCGATTTCCCTCCTGTCTCGTTGGAAGATCATGGACAACCTGCGGCGTAGCCTTACGTCCGCAGCTCTGACTCTGCTCCTGCTGTCCGGGTGGACCCTTCTGGGCACAGCCTGGTTCTGGACTTTGACAGTCTGTTCCATCATTCTGCTGCCCTCGATCCTTGTTGCGGCTCAAAGTGCGCTGCAAAAACCAGCTGACCTGTCTCTAAGACAGCATCTCGTTGCGGCAATCGGCTTGCTGCCTAAACATTTCGCTCAGGCTGCATTCACCCTGATTTGTTTGCCATATGAAGCTTTTTACAGCTTGAATGCCTTGGCAAGCGCTATCTGGCGGATGCTCGTCAGGCACAGAGGGCTCCTGGAGTGGGAGGCTTCCGGTGGGGGGGATGGAAAAAGCCGCATCGATCTCATAAGCTCGTACCGGACAATGTGGTTCGGACCGTTTGTCGCCGTAGCAACGGCCCTTGTCCTTGCCGCAACAAATCAGGTTGTCCTTCTAGCCGCGGGGCCAGTGCTGTTTCTGTGGTTTATCTCTCCGATCGTGGTCTGGTGGATCAGTCTTCCGCTTACTCGCCGTCAGGAGCGGCTTACGGAAGTTCAGATCCTGTTTCTGCATAGAATCGCCCGCAAAACATGGAGATTTTTCGAAACCTTTGTCGGGCCGGATGATAACTTTCTGCCTCCGGATAACTTTCAAGAACAGCCCAAAGCTGTCATCGCGCATCGCACCTCACCCACGAATATGGGGCTGGCTCTCTTGGCGAATCTTTCCGCGTACGATTTCGGTTTCATCTCTTGCGGCCGACTGGTAGAGCGTTCCATGCAGACTCTGGAGGCTATGGAGCGGCTGGACCGACACGAGGGCCATTTTTTTAACTGGTATGATACCCAGACGTTACAGCCACTTTTGCCTCGCTATATTTCCTCCGTCGACTCCGGGAATCTGGCCGGACATCTCCTGACTTTACGCGCCGGTTTGCTAACCTTACCGGTGGACAAGGTCATCTCTCCGAAGCTGTTTGAAAGTTTGAGTAACACTCTGTCCATCGCCATGGAAGACCTGCCGGAAGCTTTGAAGGTATCTGCACAAACCCCATTGGCTGCCATGAGTAAGGATATGGCTTCTGCCGTGCAAAATCGGCCAGTCTCTTTGAAAGCCACACGGTTGTATCTGGAGAAGTTGCTTGCTGCCGTATCGATGATCGAAGGAAGCCCGCAGTTCACGGATGTCTCCCCTGATAATGTATTTTTGTCTTGGCTTCAGGACTTTGCCGTTCAATGCCGGGACGTCCTGAACGAGCTGGACCTGCTGGCTCCGTGGACGGCCTCCTCCATTGAATTAAGTCAAGAATTGGAATTTCTGGACGAGATCCCGACATTGAGTGGCCTAGCTACAATGAAAACCAAAGTCGGGGTTTTTGCAACCACGGCGCAGGACATACAACTTGACAGCATGGTTGCATCTGCCAGCCGACATGCCGAATCCAGAATGGCAACTCTAAGCGCATTGGCTAGGAGCTGTGGCGACCTTGCTCAAATGGAGTACGGATTCCTGTACGATAAGGCGCGGCATTTGCTGGCTATCGGCTACAATGTGGACGAGCGTCGCAGAGATCAAAGTTATTACGATCTGCTAGCCTCGGAGGCTCGCTTAGCCACTTTCGTGGCCATCGCTCAAGGCCAACTGCCACAGGAAAGCTGGTTCGCTTTTGGACGGTTGCTTACCTCTGCCGGTGGGGACCCGATTTTGCTCTCTTGGAGTGGTTCAATGTTTGAATATCTGATGCCCAACTTGGTCATGCCCAGTTATGCCAATACCTTGCTCGATCAAACTTGCAAGGCCGCCGTGGCACGGCAAATAGATTACGGCAGGAAGCGCGGTGTGGCTTGGGGTATTTCGGAATGCGGTTATAATGCCATAGACGTGCACCAAAATTATCAGTACCGCGCATTCGGCGTACCAGGCTTGGGACTCAAGCGAGGTTTGGCCGAGGACCTGATTATTGCGCCATATGCGACTGCTCTGGCTCTTCTAGTGGCTCCGCAAGAGGCCTGCCGGAACCTTGAGCGCTTAACCGGCGAAGGTGTTGAGACCAGTTACGGCTTTTACGAAGCTGTAGACTACACCCCGTCGCGTCTGCCACGCGGACAGACACGGGCTGTGGTCAAATCTTTTATGGCCCATCATCAAGGCATGAGCTTTTTGTCCTTGGCCGCGGTACTGCTTGATCATCCGATGCAGCGGCGCTTCGAGTCAGATGTCAGGTTCATGGCAACCCTTCCTCTGCTTCAGGAGCGTATTCCACAATCCGCAGCGTTTTACGCCCATACTACAGAACTTGCCGAGCTTCACCTCGCAACGAGTTCTGCGGATACTCCCATGCGTTTCTACGACACTCCCGACACGCCGAGTCCGGAGGTGCAACTGCTGTCCAACGGGCATTATCATGTAATGGTCACCAATGCCGGAGGAGGTTACAGCCGCTGGGAAGACACCGCTGTGACCCGTTGGCGCGAGGATTCCACTTGTGATAATTGGGGCACATTCTGCTATCTGCGAGATGTGGACAGTCGTGAGTACTGGTCCACAACCCATCAGCCTACACTCAAACATTCGAAACATTTCGAGGCGATTTTCTCGGAAGGCAAAGCTGAATTCCAGTGCCGTGAGCATGACTATGACGCGTATACTGAGATAGCAGTCTCGCCAGAGGATGATATTGAGTTGCGCCGACTGCGTATCACCAACCGCTCCCGCAAGCGCCGGGTCATTGATGTGACCAGTTACGCAGAAGTTGTTCTGGCACCGCAGGCGGCAGATGCTTTGCATCCGGCTTTCAGCAATCTGTTTATCCAGACTGAGATCATTCGCAAACATCAGGCCATTCTCTGCACCCGCAGACCGCGTTCCCAGATGGAAGAGCCTCCATTCATGTTACATATGATGGCCGTACACGGCTCCGAGGCTAACAATGCATCCTATGAAACAGATCGCATGCGTTTTATCGGCCGTGGCAATACAACTGCCAACCCTTTGGCATTGCATGCTGACTTGAAGGATTATTCAGATTCGCTCTCGGACAGTGAAGGATCTGTTTTAGATCCAATTGCCGCCATCCGTCAGCGGATAACCCTTGAACCGGGAGAATTCGTAACCATTGATATGATCTACGGCATTTCGAAAACCCGTGAAGCGACCCTTGGATTGATGGAAAAATATCAGGATTATCGCATGGCTGATCGCATTTTCGACCTGGCCTGGACCCACAGTCAGGTACAGTTGCGCCAATTGAATGCATCGGAGGCCGAAGCTCAACTCTACGGAAGGCTGGCCGGTTCTATTCTATACGCAAATGCGGCGCTCCGAGCCGATGCGGAAGTACTCATCAAGAACCATCGCGGGCAATCCGGACTCTGGGGATATTCCGTTTCCGGAGATCTGCCCATAGTTCTTTTGCAGATCGAGGATGTGGCCAACATTGAGTTGGTGCGGCAGCTGGTGCAGGCCCACGCCTATTGGAGGCTCAAAGGGCTGGCTGTGGACCTGGTGATTTGGAATGAGGATCACGGCGGCTATAGGCAAATCCTCCACGACCAGATTATGGGGCTCATTGCCGCAGGAACCAAGGTCGGCTTGCCCGAACGTTCAGGCGGAATATTCGTCCGCCCTGCGGATCGTATTGCTGAAGAGGATCGTATCCTGTTCCAGGCCGTGGCTCGAACTGTCATTACCGATAGCAGAGGAACGTTGGCGGAACAGATAGACGGTCGCAGTCTGACTGAAATAGCTATACCTCATCTCGTCCCTACACGCCCCCTGAAGGCAGCTTCTCTCGCCGTGGCCCCGCTGCCGCGTCAGGATCTGAGTTTTTCCAATGGCATTGGCGGCTTCACTCCGGATGGTCGTGAATATGTCATCACCACGGCCCAAGGGCAACTGACGCCAACTCCCTGGATTAACGTGCTGGCCAACCCGAATTTCGGCAGCATTATCTCTGAGAGCGGCATGGCCAGTACTTGGAGCGAGAATGCTCATGAATTTCGCCTGACCCCTTGGAGTAACGACCCAGTCAGCGATTCGCGAGGCGAGGCCTTCTACCTCCGAGATGAGGAACGCGGCCACTTCTGGTCTCCAACTCCACTTCCATGTCCCGGGACCACGCCTTACGTCACCCGTCACGGCTTCGGTTACAGTGTCTTTGAGCACTCCGAACGCGGTATCGCTACTGAACTATGGGTATACGTGGCCCTCGATGCTGCTATCAAATTCGCAGTGCTGAAAGTGCGAAACGAGTTGGGCAGATCCCGCAGGCTCTCGGCTACAGGATATGCCGAATGGGTTTTGGGTGATTTGCGCAGCAAAACAGCCGAGCACGTGGTGTCAGAAATTGATCAGAGCAGTGGTGCGCTCTTTGCCCGTAACTCCTACAATACGGAGTTTAACGGCAGGACAGCGTTCTTCGATGTAGACGAAACCTCGCGCACTGTGAGCGGTGACAGAATGGAATTTCTGGGCCGTGGCGGTACGCTGAGTGCCCCGGCCGCCATGACCCGCATCAGGCTTTCCGGCAGGGTGGGGGCCGCCTTAGATCCATGCGCAGCCATTCAGGTGGTATTTGATCTGGAACCAGGGCAGGAACGGGAGATAGTCTTCCGGCTCGGAGTTGGAAGTGACGTTGAGGACGCCAGACGTATTGTTCAACAATTCCGAGGACCCGCCGCTGCACGTACTGCTCTGGATAAGGTCTGGGAGCACTGGACGCATACTCTTGGAGCGGTGAATGTGGAGACACCGGATCAGGCCTTAAATCTTCTGGCCAACGGTTGGGCCCTCTATCAAACTCTGACCTGCCGTCTCTGGGCTCGCTGTGCCACCTATCAATCCGGTGGAGCCTTCGGCTTCCGTGATCAGTTGCAGGATGTTATGGCTCTTATTTACGCTCGGCCGCAGCTGGTGCGTGACCACTTGTTGCTATGTGCAAGCCGTCAGTTCGAGGAAGGCGACGTGCAGCACTGGTGGCATCCGCCAACAGGCCGAGGTGTGCGCACCAAATGTTCCGACGATTACCTATGGTTACCGCGCGCCGTGTCTTGTTACATACGTGCCACCGGGGACTCCGGAGTACTTGACGAACTCGTGGGCTTTTTACAGGGCCGAATGTTGAAGGCTGACGAAGAATCCTACTATGATATGCCCGGAAACTCCGAAGAGGTGACCAGTCTATATGATCACTGTACCAGAGCTATCGCACACGGCCTACGCTTCGGCACACATGGCCTTCCGCTAATGGGGTCCGGAGATTGGAACGACGGCATGGACCTTGTTGGACGGGACGGTACAGGCGAGAGTGTGTGGCTGGGGTTCTTCCTTTATGACGTGCTTATGGATTTTGTCGTGATTGCCCGCGCTCATGAAGACGAACTTTTTGCCAAACGCTGCGATGATGAGGCTGCGGAACTGCGAAAAAACATCAATGCCAACGGCTGGGACGGTGAGTGGTATCGCCGCGCTTATTTTGACGACGGGACCCCGCTCGGTTCTATGACAAACCAAGAGTGTCAGATTGATTCTATTGCCCAAAGCTGGTCCGTGCTTTCCGGAGCCGGGGAACCCGAGCGTTCGCGTCGGGGCATGGAAGCGGTGGACCAACATCTGGTGCGTCGCGAGCAGGGGTTGGTCCAGTTGCTGTCTCCGCCTTTCGATACTTCACCGCTGAATCCCGGATACATTAAGGGGTATGTCCCGGGGGTGCGGGAAAATGGAGGGCAGTACACGCATGCGGCTATATGGGCGGCTATGGCCTTTGCAAAACTGGGTGACAATCGCCGTGCATGGGAACTCTTCGGCATCATCAACCCAATGAACCATGCACGTACAGCCGAGCAAGTCGCTATTTACAAAGTTGAACCATACGTCATGGCCGCTGATATCTATGCGGTTGTGCCTCATATAGGCCGCGGCGGTTGGACTTGGTACACCGGTTCTGCGGCATGGATGTACAGGTTTATGATGGAATCGCTCCTCGGTCTCAGGCTTGAGGTGGATCATCTGCGTTTCGAGCCATGTTTACCGCCGGAGTGGACAGGATTCACCATACACTATCGCTACCGGGGAACAGTCTTTCATATCAAGGTAATGCAGGTTACGGGAGAAAGCGGAGAAGTGCGTGCGAGCTTGGATCAAATACCGCAGCAGGGCGGTTGCATTCCTCTGACTGATGATCATAAGGAACATTGGGCTGAGGTGTTGATTCCCATTTCGCAAAAGAGTGTCGCAAGTGAAGTTTCAGGTTGA
- a CDS encoding IS66 family transposase zinc-finger binding domain-containing protein gives MSIADLTNDPEALQELISALGEKLSESQKRIDEQDQQLSDSHSVIEELTEQVKLLKTLYFAKKSEKQRKSEREEQQYSLFDEAELVAKQEDSEVLKGSEAAEDITVKAYARKKGRKSIPEDFPREEIIHDIPEEDKICQCGCRLTKIGEVISEKLNIIPHKITVKRYICGRVIKTFTQKFGTLVFSEV, from the coding sequence ATGAGCATAGCCGACTTGACCAATGATCCAGAAGCTCTGCAAGAGCTTATAAGTGCTCTTGGAGAGAAACTTTCCGAGAGTCAAAAAAGAATAGATGAGCAAGATCAGCAACTTTCCGATAGCCACTCCGTAATAGAAGAACTCACTGAGCAAGTTAAACTTCTTAAAACTCTTTATTTTGCTAAAAAATCAGAAAAGCAGAGAAAATCGGAGCGCGAGGAACAGCAATACAGCCTTTTTGATGAGGCTGAATTGGTTGCAAAGCAGGAAGATTCTGAGGTTCTTAAAGGGTCTGAAGCTGCCGAAGACATCACGGTTAAAGCCTACGCCCGCAAGAAAGGTCGTAAATCCATCCCCGAAGATTTTCCTCGTGAAGAAATCATTCACGATATTCCTGAAGAAGATAAAATTTGCCAGTGCGGCTGCCGATTGACCAAAATTGGTGAAGTTATCAGTGAAAAACTCAATATAATTCCTCATAAAATCACAGTTAAACGGTATATTTGTGGGAGAGTAATAAAGACCTTTACTCAAAAATTTGGTACCCTTGTATTTTCGGAGGTCTAA
- a CDS encoding DUF1571 domain-containing protein, translated as MQNVAEENNEKVIAHKEGHKYYAFHVICHIDKEYLLPVGITVYDGKEVLLENYSYKDVKINSGLTDMDFSRKNLDYKISIQPSSP; from the coding sequence TTGCAAAACGTTGCGGAGGAGAATAACGAGAAGGTCATAGCCCATAAGGAAGGGCATAAATATTATGCCTTTCACGTCATTTGCCACATCGACAAGGAATATCTGCTTCCCGTCGGCATTACCGTGTATGATGGAAAAGAGGTTCTTCTGGAGAATTACAGTTACAAGGACGTCAAGATAAACTCCGGCCTTACTGACATGGATTTTTCAAGAAAAAATCTAGACTATAAAATCTCAATCCAGCCGTCTTCCCCTTGA